In Clostridiaceae bacterium, a single genomic region encodes these proteins:
- a CDS encoding peptide chain release factor 2 (programmed frameshift) translates to MLELEQFRLEIEGLKDDIYKLRDSLDIPKLEKQIEELEHKAGEPDFWNDIENSQKILQKMKNLKTKVERYQKLVTEWEDLKVLNELGIEEQDSSMIAEVGDALAKLKKNIEDLKLETLLNGQYDKNNAILTLHAGAGGTEACDWVQMLLRMYTRWAESKNYTVKTLDILPGEEAGIKSVTIHVIGENAYGYLKSEKGVHRLVRISPFDASGRRHTSFASLDVMPELDETIEVEINPDDLRIDTYRSSGAGGQHVNKTDSAVRITHIPTGIVVSCQTERSQHQNRETAMKMLKSKLYELKEREQKEKIEDLKGIQMDIAWGSQIRSYVFCPYTLVKDHRTNYEEGNINAVMDGEIDGFINAYLSSFKE, encoded by the exons ATGCTGGAACTTGAGCAATTCAGATTGGAAATTGAAGGGTTGAAAGATGATATATACAAATTGAGGGATTCTCTT GACATCCCAAAACTGGAAAAACAGATTGAAGAGCTCGAACATAAAGCAGGAGAGCCCGACTTTTGGAATGATATTGAAAATTCACAGAAAATTCTGCAAAAAATGAAAAACCTGAAAACCAAAGTTGAGAGATATCAGAAGCTTGTAACTGAATGGGAAGATTTGAAGGTATTGAATGAATTGGGGATAGAAGAGCAGGATTCTTCTATGATAGCTGAAGTAGGAGATGCTCTTGCAAAGTTAAAAAAGAATATTGAAGATTTAAAGTTGGAAACTCTCCTGAATGGGCAATATGATAAAAATAATGCCATATTGACCCTTCATGCAGGGGCAGGAGGCACTGAAGCCTGTGACTGGGTTCAAATGCTCCTTAGGATGTATACTCGTTGGGCAGAGTCTAAAAATTATACCGTAAAAACCCTGGATATTCTTCCTGGCGAGGAGGCTGGAATAAAAAGTGTAACAATTCATGTTATAGGGGAGAATGCCTATGGATATCTTAAAAGCGAGAAAGGGGTCCACAGGCTGGTAAGAATATCACCCTTTGACGCATCGGGAAGGAGGCATACTTCTTTTGCATCCCTTGATGTAATGCCGGAGCTTGATGAAACTATAGAAGTTGAGATAAATCCTGACGATTTGCGTATTGATACTTACCGCTCAAGCGGTGCAGGAGGTCAGCATGTAAACAAGACTGACTCTGCCGTCAGGATAACTCATATACCAACTGGTATAGTGGTGTCTTGTCAGACTGAAAGATCCCAGCATCAAAACAGGGAAACTGCAATGAAGATGTTGAAAAGCAAGTTGTATGAACTTAAAGAAAGAGAACAAAAAGAAAAAATTGAAGATCTTAAAGGAATTCAAATGGACATTGCCTGGGGCAGCCAGATAAGATCATATGTATTCTGCCCATATACACTTGTGAAGGACCATCGAACCAATTACGAAGAAGGTAACATAAATGCGGTAATGGATGGAGAAATTGATGGTTTTATAAATGCCTACCTGTCAAGTTTCAAGGAGTAG